Proteins from a genomic interval of Rubinisphaera italica:
- a CDS encoding GNAT family N-acetyltransferase produces the protein MPDIHYEQSPKLSVDDYIDILKRSTLAERRLIDQPELMQEAVEQADVIVTARQDGLLVGIARSLTDYSACVYVADLAVDEKFQGQGIGKRLLDLTHEISGLHTKMILLAAPKAETYYPHIGMTQHYSCWIR, from the coding sequence ATGCCTGATATTCACTACGAACAATCACCCAAACTCAGTGTCGATGACTATATCGATATTCTAAAACGTTCGACCCTTGCTGAGCGACGACTGATAGATCAACCCGAGTTGATGCAGGAAGCGGTCGAGCAAGCCGATGTGATTGTGACTGCTCGTCAGGATGGACTGCTGGTTGGTATTGCCCGATCACTCACCGATTATTCCGCCTGTGTTTACGTAGCTGATCTCGCTGTGGACGAAAAGTTTCAAGGGCAGGGGATTGGTAAGCGACTGCTTGATCTCACGCATGAAATTAGTGGTTTGCATACGAAAATGATTCTTCTGGCTGCACCGAAAGCAGAGACGTATTATCCACATATCGGCATGACTCAGCATTATTCCTGTTGGATACGTTAA